The stretch of DNA GTTGGAAAACCCCTGGGGCCTTTTGGTCTCGGACATGAAGATCGAAAACTCTTCCACTCAGGCGAAAGCGTTACCGGCACAAATTCGCATTTCTAAAAATGCGCCCACCGTTCTTTTATTTCCCTGTCCTGTAGAGTCTTTAGAAAACTCTTTTGAAAAAAATCTGAATATTAAAATCACGACTTTGAATGTCAGCGAATTGCAGCTGACACCCCTGGAGGGGGCACCAGAACAAATGACTCTTAGTGCGAGTTGCCGAAATGAAGACTTCAAGCTTGACCTTGCCACAGCAAGCACCACTCAGGATCTTTATGTGGCCATCCCCAAAGAGTTGGGAAATGCTCGCAAGAAAGTCCCGGCGACAAAATCCAGACCGAAAGATGTCTATGATAAAACCATCGAAAGTGTTTTAGGCATCAAGTTGGAAGACTAAGAAATCTGCGACTGAGATTCACTCCGCTTCGGAAATAGCAGGATCACCTGCGTTCCCACGCCAGGACGTGATCGTAACTGCAAATCACCGCCGATTGATGTCAGAGTTTTACGAGCATCAAAAAGACCCAGGCCATGACCATTTTCCTTGCCATAACTAACACCCTCTTGCATCAGGCTGGGAAGAATCTCTTCGGGAATACCCGCCCCGTTGTCCATGATTTGCAACAACCAGTGTTCGTCCCGCTCTAATAAAGTCATATGGATGGCTGCTTCGGACGCCGGCAAGGCTTCTAAAGAATTATTCAAGAGATTGCTCAAAATGCGCTGCACTTTCACGGATTCCAGGCTTATGCCGATTTTGGAACTGCTGACGTGCTTGTGCAGAGTGAACTCAACATCAGGATGGGAAAACCGATATTCCTTTAACAGGGTTTCGGCGATGCGTGACAGGTCCTCGCCTGGAAAACTGTGGGCCGTACCACTTTCCACCGTTTTTCCACGATTCAACAGATCGTCGGCGATACCCCGAATGCGACTGACCGATAGATTTAAAAGTTCTTTCTTTTCCGCACTCATTTCATGGGACAACTGACTGAGGGTTGTTAGGGCCGTTAAAGGACCGCGAATATCGTGAGCGACCTGACGTGAGATCGCGGCAATCTCCTTATTCAGGGACAGCTCTGCTTCCAGCTTTTGTTCATGGATTCGATTGATCAGTTCACGACGAAGGGCAAAGCCTAAGAAAAACAAAACCAAAAGAAGTCCCACTAGGAATACTGGTGAAACCAAACTGCGCTTTGCCAACTCGACAACCTGAAAACAAACTCGGATGGTGCCTGCGGGCAATGAATTATAAGTGATCGGCAGGTCGGAAGACAAAAGACATTTTAAAGTCTCGGGATTCTGCACATCTGTTTCACCGACGGCGGTATGCACTTCTTTAAGCTGTTTAAGAATTTTGTTCTGCAAACTAGAGTCGTCCCGAAAGATCTTCGCGCGGGCGATATCATCTTCCCAAATGCCGACATAACGTTGCACCGAAGACTTCGCTGTAGAGACTTCGTAAGCAAAACTTAACGCCGCGACAGTCAGGCTTATGCCCAGAAAAAGCCAGATCCACAGAAAGGGGCGGCTGACAGTTGTTGAAGAGGTCGTTTTGCTCATACCCGAGATAGAAGCAAATTTAAATCCGGCGTCCTTTCTACGAGAAGCCCTACCGGCCGTCTAAGACTTAGACAGATGCCAAGAACCGACTGACAGCACAAGAAAGCCTCTGTCGCTATTACAGAGACAACCCGATGGCGCGTCGTCTTTTGGGACAGGTGGGACATGACGCCCAAACAGGAATTAAGAGCCTTGCAAACTCTGAAGCAAAGAAAAAGCAGTCAAATTCCCCCCCTTTGTGACCATGCAGGTCGCCCAATGTAAAGTCTGATGTCGAAAGACGGCTCAGATCGTTTTAACGAGGGGCTACGTCGCGGCATACCTGTCGCAAAGCTACTCCGAGTGAAACCAAAACAGAAGGACTCTAGTCATGAAAAAGTTTTCTTTAAAAAATACGCTTTTGTTGCCAGCACTTCTTTTGTCCTCTTTCCCCGCTTTCGCGGCGACAACCATTGAAGGACATATTGGCTATTATGAAAAAGACCGCCTCAAACAGGTCTATGACTCTCGCCTCTCTGTCAGTTTAAGCAACCCCCAAGAGGGCGTTTATCGCAGCGAAAAAAGCGAAAATGACGACCCTCTGTACTTTGCCGTGACCATCGACCTTCAAGGCTTGCCTTCTGATTTCAGCCAATTCAGCTCTCAGGAAGTCGACATTCATCAGGCGCGCTTGTTTTCAACGATAAATAGCCACGCGCAAAATGGTGGAGCGCTTTATTCAGTGATAGAACTTGAAAGCTCTCAAGATGGAATAAACTGCAAATTTACCTTTGGCACTCCATCCAGTATTTCAGCCTTTGTCTTAGCCCCCGATCTGAAAGGATTCGCCTGTTATAAAAAGAACTTTTTCAACGGATACTTCGGTGGGGCCCGTGAGAAATTTCGCGTTGAATTCAGGACACCGTAAACATCCCTAAAACAAAGAATGGAGAAATAAATGAAAAATTTAATCCTGGCCTTTATAGTTCTGTCGTCTTTAAACGCCCGCGCCTTGGAATCAAAAGTGGTGGCTTGCGAGGATTTCGGAGTCGCACTGAACAACGTCCACGACATGAAACGCCTGAATCAGGGAGACATCAAAATTTTTGAAGTCGACATGATAGAACCTGCCGCAGCCCCTGTGGGGGTGGCGATCACGATCTCAAGAGGTGATGAGTTTTCCTCTATGGAAAGCTTCTGCCGCTATGTCCCCGGCCTTGTCGACGTGGATCTGGCCAGTCTTCAAGTTACTCAGGATGAAGAAAATTATTCTCTCGTTCTGAATGTGCGCCAAACAAACGCCAACGACGAAGTTTCCGCCAAAAAGTTGACTTTAGCCGTTAACAAAAAAGCGAACTCGACGGCAGAACTTGTCAAAGCGAATCTGGAGTAATCCTGAAGTTTAAAACAAGCGGGGCCCTTTGGGGTCTCGCTGGCCCTAAAGATCCATCTCCTCCAGAACGTCTTCAAAATCCAGTCCCCATCCCATTTGCAACACTTTTTCTGCCGCCTGTCGCTGTCGACTGTCAACGTCCCACGTCTGCAAAAGAGCACTCTCAAAAGAACTTCGGTAAGGCACGAGGCCCTTTGAAATCTTCGACAACAATAAATAGTCGAGCTTGGCAAGGGCCTGAACAGCTCTGACACTTCGACTGAAAGTGATTCTTTTAAAGACATTCTCTCGGGCGGCCCCAAAGTCTTTCATCTTCAGATGCCAGAAGAACAGAACTCGAAGATTGAATACGTCCAGATCCTTTTCCGATACATATTTCTCTGCCGCCTGGGCCGACCTCAAGTGCTGAAAAGATTCCGTATAATTTTTTTTGAAAAAATAAATCAAAGAAAGCTGAAAATGCGCATTGATCTTACCGCGAAAGTATCCGCATCTTTCCGACAACTTCTGACTGCGCAGGGAATATTTCAATGCAGAGCCATAATCCTTTAAAAGCCTAAAAACTTCGGCGAGATCCTTGTAACGCCGGGCCTGACTGATCCAATCGACAGCCTCTTTACGAAACTCTAACTTCAGAGCTTCTTTTAAAAGTTCTACCGCCTCAGAAAACCGATTCCCTTGTACGAAAAGAAGAGCTCTGTGATGCAGAAGTTCCGGCTTTTTATCCGCCAAATCGAAAACTGAAATCAGATTTTCTGCTTCCACACTTTTCTTCATAGCCTCTTCAAAATGGCCAAGCAGGTTGTCAACCTGGGTCCAGGTATTCAAACAATCCACCTGGCCCGAATAGTTTTTGATCGCGCGGTAGATGGACTGCGCCTCATTCAAAGAAGTTGTGGCTGATCGCGACCGCATAAATCGCAGTGCAACGACGCCTTTTTGTAATAACACATCCGCCCTTTGCTCGGAAGGCAGCATGTTCAACGAGAAGGATCGCAGCAACTTCACATACAAATCCATTTTATCGGCAACACTGAAAACTTGCACACAGCGATCACTCAACAAAATGTCGACGGATTCATTTCGACAGGAAATAGAAATCGGAGGACCTTCCCTTAAGAAGTCTTTCTTTTCCATTTTTAAAATGGCAGCTATCTGGTCGGCGCTTTCAATGCGTATACGCCGAACCCTTCCATTCAGCCAGCGCTGGACAGTTTTGGGAGCCACTGCCAACGCCAAGGCCAATGACTGCGCAGACAGATTTCTGGACTCCATCGCCGTCCTAAACCTATAAGCATCGATGAAAACATATAAAGGAGTCATAAACGAACACCCACGAGCGTCGTTCAAAACGGAGCTTCTAGAAAAGGTCGGCCGTCATTTTCAAAGGAAGAATTTGGATTTATTCCGCAGGAAATTTTCCCGAACTCATTTCTTTTGTCTGTCATGAATCCAGGATTCCAAAAGATATCTGTAATTCAAAGGAAGAACATTAAAAACAGTCCCAATATATGCTCCCACGCCTCGAAGCCGGGAGCATAGGGATGCCCTTTTTCACGGACATTCCGCCTCAATCCATTCAATCAGCCGACTGTCTTGTTCCGCAAAACATCCGCCAGGACTGGTGATTCCAGAATCCAAACAACTAAATCGATCATGAATATACCCCTGGTCCGTCTTGCCTTCCACTGTCGAATCATGTCCCAGTTTCTCATCTGTGAAAACAGCATTTCCATTTGCCAGACTTATCAGAAAACTTACTTCCGTCCGGATACTCCACGCTTCTCTTCCATAACACTCGGTTCCGTCGGCCCGAATGATGTGCATACGCTCGCACCTTTCTGATATTTTCTTTATGTTCGTCGTTGGAATCGCCAAAAGAAGATCCTGCGAAGAAGTCTCGTTGGAATATCCAGGTTTGATCGCAATATCGCCACTGTAGTGATTCTTTCTTCCACCACGTTCATAATAAATATCGATATGTCCATCCAGCCCCGCCGCTACCGCGGTCAGAACCACGGAACCTGACGAAGTTTTACAAATATAGCTGGAACCACCCGCAAAGGATGAAGATGAAACAAACAACGCAAATGCACAGAGCAAATAGCGCTTCATAAAAGCCTCCTTTAGGATGTGGTAGCACACCCTTCTGGAAACATGCAGTTAGGAGTTGGCAATCCATCAGCGGCAGATCGCCGCCAGAATTTATGAAAGACGCACTAATGCATGGACTCTTTGTGCATTCGATTTTTGATGTCTTCGATTTCAGGGACAGAAACTTTGTAAGGCTTGCCGCAGATCTGGCAAGTCACATCCGCCTCTTCATTCTTGTTGATCATATCTTGAAGTTCTTCTTCACCCAAGGTTTCCAAAGCGCGAATCACACGGTCCTTGGTGCAGGGACAGAAGTATTCTAGCGTTTTGTCATGCTCAAGTTCTTCAAAAGGAATTCCGTCCATAAAAGGAGCGACCAATTGTTCTGGCGTCGCGCCTTCCATCAACATTTTTGAAATGTTAGGCTTTTTGTCTTCGTAGTTCTGTTGAATTTTTTCAACGACAGATTCTTCCACACCCGGCATGACTTCAATCAAGACTCCACCGGCCGCCTGCACCTTGCCAAAAGTGTCCAGATAAACACCTAAAGAAACCAAAGAACGGATTTGATGGGATTGATGAAGATAGTGAGCAATGTCTTGGCCGATCTCGCCACTGACAAGTTCGACCGTGCCGTGGAAAGGTTGCTTTTGAAAA from Bdellovibrio sp. ArHS encodes:
- a CDS encoding HAMP domain-containing sensor histidine kinase, which translates into the protein MSKTTSSTTVSRPFLWIWLFLGISLTVAALSFAYEVSTAKSSVQRYVGIWEDDIARAKIFRDDSSLQNKILKQLKEVHTAVGETDVQNPETLKCLLSSDLPITYNSLPAGTIRVCFQVVELAKRSLVSPVFLVGLLLVLFFLGFALRRELINRIHEQKLEAELSLNKEIAAISRQVAHDIRGPLTALTTLSQLSHEMSAEKKELLNLSVSRIRGIADDLLNRGKTVESGTAHSFPGEDLSRIAETLLKEYRFSHPDVEFTLHKHVSSSKIGISLESVKVQRILSNLLNNSLEALPASEAAIHMTLLERDEHWLLQIMDNGAGIPEEILPSLMQEGVSYGKENGHGLGLFDARKTLTSIGGDLQLRSRPGVGTQVILLFPKRSESQSQIS
- a CDS encoding helix-turn-helix transcriptional regulator, which gives rise to MTPLYVFIDAYRFRTAMESRNLSAQSLALALAVAPKTVQRWLNGRVRRIRIESADQIAAILKMEKKDFLREGPPISISCRNESVDILLSDRCVQVFSVADKMDLYVKLLRSFSLNMLPSEQRADVLLQKGVVALRFMRSRSATTSLNEAQSIYRAIKNYSGQVDCLNTWTQVDNLLGHFEEAMKKSVEAENLISVFDLADKKPELLHHRALLFVQGNRFSEAVELLKEALKLEFRKEAVDWISQARRYKDLAEVFRLLKDYGSALKYSLRSQKLSERCGYFRGKINAHFQLSLIYFFKKNYTESFQHLRSAQAAEKYVSEKDLDVFNLRVLFFWHLKMKDFGAARENVFKRITFSRSVRAVQALAKLDYLLLSKISKGLVPYRSSFESALLQTWDVDSRQRQAAEKVLQMGWGLDFEDVLEEMDL
- a CDS encoding Hsp33 family molecular chaperone HslO, yielding MSKERVHRFVSKDLTVRIAAVNATEVVKHMQDLQQTYPLATVAVGRSMVGAILMASQLKDGQMVGLLFRGNGALQSVYAEASYDGHVRGYTPNPQYQPPNYEQGLSLKEAIGNGTLSVARHQPFQKQPFHGTVELVSGEIGQDIAHYLHQSHQIRSLVSLGVYLDTFGKVQAAGGVLIEVMPGVEESVVEKIQQNYEDKKPNISKMLMEGATPEQLVAPFMDGIPFEELEHDKTLEYFCPCTKDRVIRALETLGEEELQDMINKNEEADVTCQICGKPYKVSVPEIEDIKNRMHKESMH